A window of the Lagenorhynchus albirostris chromosome 1, mLagAlb1.1, whole genome shotgun sequence genome harbors these coding sequences:
- the LOC132529294 gene encoding plasma serine protease inhibitor-like, protein MRLPLLLCLVLLSPRMAALRRPQKKRVQELSPAVATVAPGSRDFVFDLYRALAAAAPDQNIFFSPLSISVSLAMLSLGARCNTKAQVLAGLGLSPQEGQEEELHSASQRLLWELERPRDGLQLSLGNALFTKPAVPMEEAFLGAIRTLYLADTFPTDFEDPEGAQKQINDYVAKQTKGKIVDLVKGLDGTEVMVIVNYIFFKAKWETSFNRKSTHEQDFHVTSETVVRVPMMKREDQFYYLLDRNLSCRVVGVPYQGNATAFFILPREGGMGQVENGLTEKTLRKWLRMPMKRQLELHLPKFSIEGSYQLEKVLPKLGIRDVFTSYADLTGISNHSSIQVSEMVHKAMVEVDESGTQAAAATGTIFMFRSARMSSQKVVFNRPFLMLIVENNKHILFLGKVTRP, encoded by the exons ATGCGGCTCCCTTTACTCCTGTGCCTGGTACTCCTGAGCCCGCGGATGGCCGCCCTGCGCCGACCCCAGAAGAAGAGAGTTCAGGAGCTGTCGCCCGCAGTCGCCACGGTGGCCCCTGGCAGCCGGGACTTTGTCTTCGACCTCTACAGGGCCTTGGCCGCAGCTGCCCCCGACCAGAACATCTTCTTCTCCCCTCTGAGCATCTCCGTGAGCCTGGCCATGCTCTCCCTGGGGGCGCGGTGCAACACGAAGGCGCAGGTCCTGGCGGGCCTGGGCCTCAGCCCCCAGGAGGGCCAGGAGGAGGAGCTCCACAGCGCCTCCCAGCGGCTGCTGTGGGAGCTTGAGCGGCCCAGAGACGGCCTCCAGCTGAGCCTCGGCAACGCCCTGTTCACCAAGCCCGCGGTGCCCATGGAGGAGGCCTTCCTGGGCGCCATAAGGACGCTGTACCTGGCAGACACTTTCCCCACCGACTTTGAGGACCCTGAAGGGGCCCAGAAGCAGATCAATGATTACGTGGCAAAGCAAACGAAAGGCAAGATTGTGGACTTGGTTAAGGGCCTGGATGGCACTGAGGTCATGGTCATAgtgaattacattttctttaaag CTAAGTGGGAGACAAGCTTCAACCGCAAAAGCACCCACGAGCAGGACTTCCACGTGACCTCGGAGACGGTGGTGCGGGTACCCATGATGAAACGAGAGGATCAGTTTTACTACCTCCTGGACCGAAACCTCTCCTGCAGGGTGGTAGGGGTCCCCTACCAAGGGAACGCCACCGCCTTCTTCATTCTCCCCCGCGAGGGCGGGATGGGACAGGTGGAAAATGGCCTGACAGAGAAAACACTGAGGAAGTGGCTCAGGATGCCCATGAAGAG ACAGCTTGAGCTTCACCTACCCAAGTTCTCCATTGAGGGCTCCTATCAGCTGGAGAAAGTCCTCCCCAAGCTGGGGATCAGAGATGTCTTCACCTCCTATGCTGACCTGACCGGCATCTCCAACCATTCCAGCATCCAGGTGTCTGAG ATGGTTCACAAAGCCATGGTGGAGGTGGACGAGTCGGGAACCCAAGCGGCTGCAGCCACGGGGACAATCTTCATGTTCAGATCTGCCCGGATGAGCTCTCAAAAGGTAGTATTCAACAGGCCCTTTCTGATGCTCATTGTGGAGAACAACAAACACATCCTTTTCCTCGGCAAAGTGACTCGCCCTTGA